The Pyrenophora tritici-repentis strain M4 chromosome 9, whole genome shotgun sequence sequence CATGTCGCCCTCATCTACAGGAATATTCTTGTTGCCGACTGCGAAGCGGGAATCGATCCAGTGCGCCCATGTAGAATGCGTGACGTTGGTCCAGGAGTCCTGTTCTATGCGCTTCTGGGATTTGCCATGTTGGGGGCCTGTTGATGCGAGGGTGATGGGGCGGGAGGCTGAGGTTCCACCGAATGCCCATTCGAGACGTTGGGGTTCGCCGACGTTGGGGAGGGGCTCGAGGGCGTTGTTCATAGTGAAGGGCTTGTAGATGCGGATGTCGACGAAGATGCGTTTGGGGCTGGTTAGTACGAGCGTGGAGGTGGGCTCGAATTGGTGGGATGGCAGGTTCAGTGGGTTCTTCTGGGGTAAGTGGATTGAGTACGGGATTTCGGTGTCTGGGGGGAGGGGGTAGGGTAGGAAGTAGATGTATTCGCGCTTGCTGATGTTGGGCTCGTTGCCATCTGCGAGCACGGGGATGGCATTGTTGTTGGCGGCAGTGACAGTAACGTA is a genomic window containing:
- a CDS encoding Herpes-BLLF1 multi-domain protein produces the protein MATPSNSEETSQPILPSAPPAADTYVTVTAANNNAIPVLADGNEPNISKREYIYFLPYPLPPDTEIPYSIHLPQKNPLNLPSHQFEPTSTLVLTSPKRIFVDIRIYKPFTMNNALEPLPNVGEPQRLEWAFGGTSASRPITLASTGPQHGKSQKRIEQDSWTNVTHSTWAHWIDSRFAVGNKNIPVDEGDMYPIAKDLTLEVGHAFHPALGAVKTHEEMWRDVDAVATNEAGTKLCVVLRCQADHAGVRGLVVRVGQFCQGIIMQRESTTVERWEWDDNHPGETEKEKWQRTVRIGGAFLPCSVALRAEVLGLGAVIRFHDFEWVVEELWEWK